A window of the Polaribacter sp. HaHaR_3_91 genome harbors these coding sequences:
- a CDS encoding helix-turn-helix domain-containing protein, protein MKTQKQPWRKKTYEKATLELKLFVVDQIQNGQISTNFASKKYDVPRTTIGYWIKKYSTLVQQNTGMSKLDEIKKLKERIEELEFVKEFQQDIIADMEIITGVDLSKKSLPKTLAKEIELKKKNRLKENGSMSVLGLVNKPSTKDSKPKKTND, encoded by the coding sequence ATGAAAACACAAAAACAACCTTGGCGAAAAAAAACGTACGAAAAAGCAACTTTAGAACTCAAATTATTCGTCGTTGACCAAATTCAGAATGGACAGATTTCCACAAACTTTGCTTCCAAAAAATATGATGTTCCTAGAACTACAATTGGGTATTGGATCAAAAAATATAGTACTTTAGTCCAACAAAATACAGGTATGAGTAAATTAGATGAGATTAAAAAACTAAAGGAACGTATTGAAGAATTGGAGTTTGTAAAGGAATTTCAACAAGATATTATTGCTGACATGGAAATCATTACTGGAGTCGATTTGTCAAAAAAGTCGTTGCCCAAAACATTAGCGAAAGAGATAGAACTAAAAAAGAAAAACCGTTTAAAAGAAAATGGTTCTATGAGTGTTTTGGGATTAGTAAACAAGCCTTCTACAAAAGACTCAAAACCCAAAAAAACAAACGACTAA
- a CDS encoding IS3 family transposase, whose translation MSKQAFYKRLKTQKNKRLNDEKVIVMIQEYRKLVGMRTGGIKLYDELKQDFIKQGIKIGRDKLYDVLRLHNLLVPRLKNYVTTTNSNHQFRKYKNLIKDQVPTRPEQLWVSDITYIKTDNGHNYLAIVTDAYSKQIMGYKLDNNMKTSLCSEALEMAIKNRKYPDKKLIHHSDRGFQYCNPKYTAFAEENGIMMSMTEQYDPYENAIAERINRTLKYEYGLRNCIKNTAIAQEVTKQAVYIYNNLRTHFSLELRKPAEVHLNPNIKYKSYRRNNVNLTELTI comes from the coding sequence ATTAGTAAACAAGCCTTCTACAAAAGACTCAAAACCCAAAAAAACAAACGACTAAACGATGAAAAAGTCATCGTAATGATACAAGAATATCGAAAATTAGTTGGTATGAGAACTGGCGGAATTAAGTTATATGATGAACTTAAACAAGACTTTATAAAACAAGGTATTAAAATCGGTAGAGACAAGTTGTACGATGTGTTAAGGCTTCATAATTTACTTGTTCCTAGGCTTAAAAACTATGTAACAACAACAAACTCTAATCATCAATTTAGAAAATATAAAAACCTAATTAAAGACCAAGTTCCTACTCGACCAGAACAACTATGGGTAAGCGATATAACATACATTAAAACAGACAATGGACACAATTACCTAGCAATCGTTACAGATGCATATTCTAAGCAAATTATGGGCTATAAATTAGATAACAACATGAAGACATCACTTTGTTCAGAAGCGCTAGAAATGGCTATTAAAAATAGAAAATACCCTGATAAAAAATTAATACATCATTCTGACAGAGGTTTTCAATACTGTAACCCCAAATACACAGCATTTGCAGAAGAAAATGGCATAATGATGAGCATGACAGAACAATATGATCCTTATGAAAACGCAATTGCAGAGCGAATTAATAGAACTTTAAAATATGAATATGGACTTAGAAATTGCATTAAAAACACTGCCATTGCTCAAGAAGTAACAAAACAAGCAGTATATATTTACAACAATTTAAGAACCCATTTTAGCTTAGAATTAAGAAAACCAGCTGAAGTACATTTAAATCCAAACATCAAATACAAATCATATCGAAGAAATAATGTAAATTTGACTGAACTAACAATTTGA
- a CDS encoding YafY family protein, protein MDKEKPRLARLTAILTQLQSKRIVTAKDIAEKHNVSIRTVYRDIRTLEKSGIPIVTEEGKGYSVMEGYKIPPVMFTQDEANALITAEQLISKNKDQSLTEQYESAINKIKSVLKYNQKEKTELLTNRIQVRNNRENEKTSNYLIKLQSTISNYQVVKMDYLSLADNKSQREIEPFALYTTQENWVLIAFCKEKKDFRAFRLDCIQKLEILEKNFKPHKMTLQGYLENCSSKYKNTPDTPLSQGQSKFALNQKI, encoded by the coding sequence ATGGACAAAGAAAAACCGAGACTTGCAAGATTGACAGCAATTTTGACTCAATTACAATCGAAACGAATTGTAACTGCAAAAGACATTGCCGAAAAACATAATGTAAGTATCAGAACGGTTTATCGAGACATCCGAACACTTGAAAAATCGGGAATTCCAATTGTAACGGAAGAAGGAAAAGGCTATTCAGTAATGGAAGGTTATAAAATTCCACCTGTAATGTTTACTCAAGATGAGGCGAATGCTCTTATAACGGCTGAACAATTGATTAGCAAAAACAAAGACCAATCTTTGACCGAACAATATGAAAGTGCAATAAACAAAATCAAATCTGTTTTAAAATACAACCAAAAAGAAAAAACAGAATTATTGACAAACAGAATTCAAGTTCGCAACAATCGGGAAAATGAAAAAACAAGTAATTACCTCATAAAACTTCAATCTACTATTTCAAATTATCAAGTGGTAAAAATGGATTATCTGTCATTGGCAGATAATAAAAGTCAAAGAGAAATAGAACCATTTGCACTTTACACGACACAAGAAAATTGGGTGCTTATTGCTTTTTGCAAAGAAAAAAAGGACTTCAGAGCCTTTAGACTTGACTGCATCCAAAAATTAGAAATCTTGGAGAAGAATTTTAAACCTCATAAAATGACGTTGCAAGGATATCTTGAAAATTGTAGCTCAAAATATAAAAACACCCCTGACACACCTTTGTCACAAGGTCAATCTAAATTTGCATTAAATCAAAAAATATAA